The sequence CTAgtgtccacttctgtatataaccgctcacatggcttgtgtcctcccctgtatataaccccctcacatggcttgtgtccacttctgtgtataacccatcacatggcttgtgtccactcctgtatataaccccctcacatggcttgtatccactcctgtatataaccccctcacatggcttgtgtccacttctgtatataaacgctcacatggcttgtatcctctcctgtgtataacccctcacatggcttgtgtccacttctgtatATTACTCccgcacatggcttgtgtccacttctgtgtataacccatcacatggcttgtgtccactcctgtatctaaccccctcacatggcttgtgtccacttctgtatataaacgctcacatggcttgtgtccacttctgtatATTACCCccgcacatggcttgtgtcctctcctgtatataaccccccgcatggcttgtgtcttctcatgttataaccctctcacatggtttgtgtcctcccctgtatataaccccctcacatggcttgtgtccactcctatatataacccccacacatggcttgtgtcctctcctgtacataaccttctttcatggcttgtgtccacttccgtatataacctgccacatggcgtgtgtcctctcctgtacataactcatcacgtggcttgtgtcctctcttgtatataaccctttcacatggcttatgtccactcctgtatataaccccctcacatggcttgcgtccactcctgcatataaccccctttcTAATGGGaggtgtcctttcctgtatataagccactcacatggcttgagacatttgagacatttgcaacaaaaagtctaaaaaataagccaaaacttgcgcctgccaggataggcaaaactgagcatgtatcacaagaaaaaagacaggatcctacataaggtgcaaaaaggaCCTTCCAAAGGCCTCATTTATACACCAATGAAaagaaaactatgatacatgtctccATATGTATTTTACTCTGACATTGCTATGTGATTACTGGTCTATGGTTGCTGGCTACCTTGATTATTCCAGTACCACACTCAGGAGGtggtacatttttattttctatagAAAGGAGGGGTGAGTAGCACTCTTCTCCTTTGCAGTGTGCCTGATGCGGGCATATGTCCATGTGACTGCACAATTAGTCTGTATCTGTTGAAACTAAAGAGTTTTTTTCAGGATTGTATATTGATTGATTATCCTCAAGCATCAGCATCATATTTGAGGGGGCTAACGTGAGGTTCCTACTTTAATCAGCTTTGAGGGTGCGGCATAAAAAAGAACCTGAAGAAGGTGGCTCCATGCTCCACTGTGTCGTCACGCTCTGTAACTACACGCTTCACTCCCATTGCAGTTACAGCACCTGGCCACAGTACAGAGCATGGAGCCTGCCACTGTCAACATCGGGCTATGTGTGTGTTATGCTGAATCAGAGACCAAAACAGCTTGACCTGGCCAATGATATAAAATCCTTACAAACTCCGTTAATAGGCTCTTCAGATTCTGTAACATCCATAGGATCTAATATTCCATACTGTCTTCTATTCACGTGATGATTTACAAAAGTTTTCTATTAACGGATGATTTTGATGATTTCCTATTTGAATCCAGGATTATGCATAACAACTTGAATGTGCACGTCTCTACTATTTTATTTGTAGTCTCCTTATTCTGATTGATTAAAAGCACATTGGTATTAGTGGGGAGTTTTTTAATATCTCCCCCATGTGCacctttttttcatcattttccatattatggaatatttaatatttacCGTATTATTTTACCACTATATGGCACTGGTTATAAGTGCTTTATGTCATGTCTTTAACATTGAGCTActcttttcattaaaaaataattaacagTTTTAGAGACAGGGATATGATTAACAACAGTTAATCATCATGCACAAGCAGATAGATGTCCACTAACTATAACACAGTGGGCACGATGGATAAAATTATGGTGCCACTTAATATTTTCACTCTAGAGGTACCATATGAATGTTTAGGAAgcagaaggggttaaacacattggggcatatttactgaggtccgtgcgccagttttctgtcggactttgcaacttcttttatgtgcaaactgctatcaagaagtgtctgtgccacatgaGTTGCACGTGAGCATTTGGGCCgcagctgcactatgcttcatgcgacacaaactaggggcgttccagtgctcagtcgtaccatgcaccagatttaacatgtaaagtccaacagaaatttgTTGCtcatcctatgttaaaggtacaccagaaAAAGTGTTGCACACAGGGAAGCAGCAGATTCATGAataatgtgcgccagaaatcctgaatctgcacTATGCACagtcaaactgcacatagtacattgctTAAATTGTTTCTATTTAACTGTTGCTTTTTATAAATGTAGCTGATAATTTTAAGTATTTTCCAAAAGGAATGGACACCCTATTGTAGACAACACTGTTTCAATGTTATTGCATTtcatcagtacagtataggaaaCTAGTTTGTATAGGTGTCTATatgtgtaacgtccgtgcctgaatgtccctctatccgcagttggcggaatacatggcgtatttgtgtgtgaactgtggcttaattcttgtgtttggattaattgagccacaccctgctccttgcatttctgtcctgcccagcaagggttactagcctgatggacagttcctccagtgtgctgctggaggcgtgtccgggatcggctttaaatacctgcccattcccattatacctggctggttattttgagtctgacctgtgtatatccctcctgtacctgtatccatcaggctTTCTGGTTAATTTTAGTCTTGTCCTATCTGTGTATCGagctcagttttacctgtctctgtttaTCCTGTCTtgtacctgtatctgtacctgacctgtatatatctgcttgacctgacctgtatattacccgtttgatcttgacctgacctgtgtatatcctatctgtatctggatctgacctgtgattatctgcctgaagtcctgtatatatctgtccctgtctcagtcctgtgtttgtattctgtgcaccagtgtgaacactggtctattcctgtattccggtttcctgttctgtcctgtgtctgtattttgtgcaccagtgtgaacactggtctattcctgtattccggtttcctgttcagtcctgcgtttgtattctgtgtaccagtaTGTTCACTGGTCtttacctgtatttccgttacctgtccgctccaccatccagcagctgccagacgaagtaagtgtcccctgtcctgttgtagggtcactcagggaccgtcagttaggttcctgatagtgggttcgcccttatcagggcggtttatctgctttaggcagggccttagcccgcagggacgtcgcagggtgagttcgccatcacttacgtagtctgacagctagcgccaagtctggttgtggttgcgcgtttgctggaccgGTGCTGACAATATGTTTAGCAAAATACATGCAGGTTTGCCTttcatcccacatcatgtcactagATTTCTTGAGAGTAAAATATTGGTGTAGAAGTAGCTGCCTTATTTGCACTTCagacatgtttttatttttcctccAAGAAATCTCAATTTAAATACTTACTGCATATTCGTTACCCCAAATCCCTAGCATTGCATGCATGACCTCAAGAAAGAATCTCTTCCTGACCTGCAGCTGTTCAAAGCTTTGTAAAGAAAATCTGATGAAAACCCACAATTTGTGGTGATAAATAAACAACACAAGTACAGGtttcatttttatggtaaaattttaGGGTTTATTGggaaaaataattatttactgaTTTATTTATCCATTGAAATATGCAGAAAATAGTTTTAAGTAATAATATATGATTGCTAAAGAATGCATAGGTCTAGAGACAGTACCATTGTTGTCCATGTTTTAATCCCATATTTAAAAAGAGTTAGtacattttttgggatttttttcaaGCTAGGGTTTGCCTATAAAAAAACTCTCCTCAAAAgttatgtgacaatgagcagtgAAAAGTCATCTTTTGCTAGTCAGGCTAGAAAGCTTGACGGGAgcattattttatatgtatttatatatattttaccttTTAACATCCAACAGCCTGTGGTTTTCTCtattacagaactggagatagagGCAGTTATATTAAAAATgtgggaattggatctttatctgaagCTAGTATTCCCAAATTTATCAGCTCATATCTCTGGTTAACAGAACCACAATCCTAAAGTGGTTTGAAAAATAAACTTGATAAACcacagacacttactcatagatccaggcaccatgactgtggtcatcttgtTATacgtgttatccatggactccttccttctaaaatcaacggttaaaattatggtaatgagtttGAAGGACTTGGAATTAGACTAATTTTCaatgttgatttaagaaggaaggttatgcgtaataaatatataaagattaGTCACAGTGATCTACAACCcaagatatatgcatatatccttcctttttacatgactttggtaGAGatattttttaataggtaaatagACCAAGTTTTACATAAAAAGGGGGATCTAGAAACTACTTTCCATACCCTTCCTGAGATGGTCTGCTAAAAGAGAAAGTATATGATAGGTCCCCTTCAAGTTCAACCCCATGTGACTACTATAATGGCACATGCTGGCTATGAACAAGGCTGACACTGTTATTTGTAAAATACACTTTTGTTTGAATCTTCTAAAAATCATAAATGCCAAATATTTTGCACTGCATTTaattatgtagattttttttttttaatttttagattaAATCAGATAATTCTGCATTATGAATGTGAATAGCTCAGAGGAAATCAGGGACCATAGAAAAGCTTTAACAATGATCATTGACTGGTTTACGAAGTCTCCTTAACAGCAGCGACAAATATCATCTGTTCGTAATCGGTCAGAGGACTCACTATTTTACTGTCTAACACTTTACAAAAAACTATTTTGAATCCCTCATTGGCAAGGTTATCCCTTAAAAATCTTTCATCATGTTTAAAGATGCGATATTTTTCTTTTCCCACatcaaaaaatgtgccatttaaaCACTCCATAAGAATTAGCAGTCCACCAGGTTTGAGGAGCTTTGTTATTTTTTGGAAACATTTTATGTATTCATTTTTATCTTTACAGATCACCTCCGATAACCATCCTGTGACAATGCAGTCGGCTTGTTCCAGCACCACAGGGTCCGTGAGATTATCTTTATAAAAGTCAATTCTCAAAGTCTGCTtaatggatttttttaaattttcctccACATTGAGATCACTGAAATAATGACAATAGAAAAGAGTTTTTAAGAAACAAATATTGATGTATCCAAAGCTAAAGGATATTATGACATTTTGAGACAAAAGGGTATACCAACAAAATCTCCTCTGTGTGAACTGTAATGTGAGCCAAACATTTACTGTAACTTCACTGTCATAGTAAGATTGGCAGTCATGTACATTATGCAGTTCTTATCTGTTCTGGAAACAAGGGATTGAGAATGTTACGATCCTGTCTCTTCAGTCAGAAGAATCATAGGATAGTTGGTCTTTACCAACAGGGGAGAATACACAATCTTGTCAAGTGGAATGAGACACATTAGGGACACATAAcatcatgtgtgtgtatgtatgcatgtccgctaaaggaatctgtaccatctcgtttacaatcaccaaattttgcacattaaattttttacccaaaattttcaccccgcactttcggaaaaaccaccacatttttttaaaaaaaagtgtcgctggactcgcgcttaccttcacccacgatggcttggtgaactccagtgcattccgatgctcttcagcgcggcagcgacacctggtggacgtccttggaactgctttagtgaatcccggccggacccgaatccaccgcagagaacgcacagctggatcgcgactgggccgggtaagtaaatctgccccattgtctcctgctgctgctgctgtggcagttggaagctgagccgtgattggttgctgctctgccacaggtcatttatatgagctctgagctttgattggttactattggcAATGAGTTTAAggcgcttatgtgtgaggtaagatggatagaaatacagagatagggggatatttatcagaagttgACCGTGGaagccaatcagagatcagctttaattttataaacagctgtgcaaaaacaaaataaaaattttgccaTGGGGatctagagcagttctgctctcagacacttctgataaatctctccatagacaaagtgacagtcagagacagagacaaacaCTGGAATGAGAGGGCCCGagacacagtcactg comes from Engystomops pustulosus chromosome 6, aEngPut4.maternal, whole genome shotgun sequence and encodes:
- the LOC140135204 gene encoding nicotinamide N-methyltransferase-like isoform X1; its protein translation is MNNIEFLNTYLSKSPYRDETLNFILDSQLTLFNSGNFKGKRLYDFSTSCIIHQLMIAHEFYPEITIMKIDEASIKEVDKWLQSDPGAFDWTYAYNYVKQIKGNSDLNVEENLKKSIKQTLRIDFYKDNLTDPVVLEQADCIVTGWLSEVICKDKNEYIKCFQKITKLLKPGGLLILMECLNGTFFDVGKEKYRIFKHDERFLRDNLANEGFKIVFCKVLDSKIVSPLTDYEQMIFVAAVKETS
- the LOC140135204 gene encoding nicotinamide N-methyltransferase-like isoform X2, with protein sequence MITALWVLFTKGLCALSDVFEDCAALTGNFKGKRLYDFSTSCIIHQLMIAHEFYPEITIMKIDEASIKEVDKWLQSDPGAFDWTYAYNYVKQIKGNSDLNVEENLKKSIKQTLRIDFYKDNLTDPVVLEQADCIVTGWLSEVICKDKNEYIKCFQKITKLLKPGGLLILMECLNGTFFDVGKEKYRIFKHDERFLRDNLANEGFKIVFCKVLDSKIVSPLTDYEQMIFVAAVKETS
- the LOC140135204 gene encoding nicotinamide N-methyltransferase-like isoform X3; translated protein: MQIASGNFKGKRLYDFSTSCIIHQLMIAHEFYPEITIMKIDEASIKEVDKWLQSDPGAFDWTYAYNYVKQIKGNSDLNVEENLKKSIKQTLRIDFYKDNLTDPVVLEQADCIVTGWLSEVICKDKNEYIKCFQKITKLLKPGGLLILMECLNGTFFDVGKEKYRIFKHDERFLRDNLANEGFKIVFCKVLDSKIVSPLTDYEQMIFVAAVKETS